AATGATTTTATTATATCTATCTCTTTATCTTTTGAAAATTGGGAAAAACTTACTATTGATAGTGTAAATAGCATCAAAAAAATTATAACTTTTTTCATACCCCACCCCCCTTATTTTGTTCTATCAAATATATGATTTGCCCAGCTCTTAATTTATCAAATCTGCTTAGTTTGTTAATTTTTTCTAATTCATCTATTTTTATTTTATACTCTTCACTTATATCCTCTAAATCCTCTTCCCCCTCAACTATATGATATTTCTTCATTACAGTTGGAAATCTAGCTTTAGAAATACTAACTACTATAAAATTATTTTCTGAATATTTTACTTCATACTCTAATTTTTTCTCCTTTCCATACAAACTTAAAATCATACTTATAAACACTATAAATATATTTTTTTTCATAACTATACCTCCTTTTTATTAGAAGGTTTATTTGTATCACTTGGATATATAGGCAATACTACTGGTTTATTTTCTTCTTGATCTGGAAATATTGGCAATATTGTAGGTCTATCCTCTGGGTGTATTTCTGGAAGAGTAACTGGGTAGTTATTTTTTCTTTTATATACAGAATATACAATTGGAAATTTTCCACTGTATTCTCCTTCTATAATATTTATTTGCTCCCCTTTATCAAGTTCCCTCTTATCTAGTACTGCATAAAATATAACTGGTACCCGTTCTCTTTCTAATATAAGTTCTTGTTCTTTTATTTCCATTCCTATTTTATTAATTTTAATCCATTTTTTTCTATTACTTAACATCATATACTCTGGATATTTAAACACAACTCTTTTCCCTATATCCTCCTCCTTATTATCAGTAAATATCTCTATTTGTGAAGTTGCTAAGACTTGGTTTGGTCCAATTTCTGTAGCATTAATATCTCTAAATTTTAAAGGTTCTACAATCCTAACTTTTATTTCTCCTAATAGAACTGTTGATAATATCATAAAAAATAAACATACTTTTTTCATTTTATCTCACCTCTTCCTTAAGCTCTACAGTCACATAAACTCTTTTCTTATGCACTCCCTCTTTAGAAATTTTAGAGCCATCAATATATAAATAGTTATCTTTTACAAATTTTTGATTTATATATTTAGGTGAAAATATTTTTGTATCAACTTTTCCATCTTCATCAATATCTATTTCTGTTTCACTATAGTGTAACCCATAATAATTTTTTCTTTCAGGCTCCTTATTCATCTCCAATTCAAATGGAATAACTAACTTTTGATCATCTATAACAAGAGCTTTTATTTCTACATCAGATATTATTTCTAAAGGAACTAAAACCTCAACTTTTGTTTCTAAATGAAATGTCGATATTTTTTCTAATTCCCATTCTGTTAAATTATTATTTTCATCTGTTGTTGTATCTGTATTCGGAGAAGCAGGTATCATAGGAATCATTGGTATTTCAAGTGGTGGAAGAGGTTTAACTCCCTCTTCTATAGTTTTATCTTTTATATTTGATGCTTCTATTACACTTATAGATAATATAGCTATTAAGAAAACAACTATCTTTTTCATAATGCTCCCCCTTTTTTAAGTTCACTACCTTCCATACTAAATTTACCATTTTGATAGTTTATTACAAGTCTATTTCCATCTTCTCTATATGCCATTTGAACATTTTTCGCTATACCTTGAATATTATAATCATTACCCATATAAAGTATTTCAACAGTATATTTTTCGCTAAATAATCCATTTATTTCAAATGTTCCATCTAATTCAGGATTTATATATTCTATTAACTTACCTTTTGAGTCTATAACTTTAATCAAGGTATTTTCTAAAATAATTTCTTTCTCTTTTTTACTTAAATTTAAACTTGAGTCTAATTCAAATATTCCTGTTAAACTTAGCATCGGCTTTATTGGTATTTCTGCCTCTACAGTCCCTACTTTTCGTCCTAAAATTTTCATTTTGCTACTTGTTGTTGTATAATTAGGTTTAATAACTGTTGGAGTTACATCATATATAACATCATTAGGTATTCCATGAAACCAAGCTACTCCATCTTCATCTGTTTTTTGTTCATCATTTCTTAATTTTATAATTACATTCTCTACTGTCTTCTCATCTTTATCTCTTATTCCATTATTATTCTCATCTAAATATGTAACTACTTTTATTCTTGAGCTATCTAACGTCTCAATATTTTTAGTTATATCTCTTAAATCAAAAACTTTATCTATACCAGCTGCATATCGTTGATTTCTACCATTTATATCAATATCTGTCTTTAACCAATTATTGTAATCTAAATGGAAACTAAACGTAAACTTTTCCTTTTCTTTTTCTGAATACGAAAACTCTATTGTATAATCAAAAATATCAAAAATATTTTTATTACTTAAGGATAAAGTTGTTTGATAATCCTTTCCATTCTCTCTCCATTCATTTAATAATTGTACATTATAATTTTTTAACCCATTATAATATAAGTTTGCTCTATAAATATCTTCATTATTTAAAGATTTATTATAATCTAAACTTATTAAAAGTTCTTTAAAAGCTTTGCTTGCATTAAATCCAACACTCTCGTTTGAATCTTTGCTACCATCATAATATTTTGTTTTTCCCCAGTCATAATTAATTTGAAACGCTCCCAAAGGATTATATGTCACTGAATAATCCTCTATTTTTTCTTCATCAAAATATCTACCAAAATGTTGATTTTCAGCTTTAAATCTAAAGTTTCCTATATCAATTTGACCCTTATAATCATATCCATATCTTTCCTTATCACTATCCCCTTCTGTATTTCTAAAGCTTTTTAAGGCTTTGTCTCCTCCTAAAACTACTGTATAAGGATATCTATACACAACATTTGAATAAACTCCCTCTGCTCTAATCGAATCTATGTATCCATTATTCCCTTTAATATCACTTTCTATCTTTCTATGATATTTAAATCCAGTCGTAAAGTTATTTGTTAAACCATAGTAAACATTTGCATGACTTTCATACTTATTATATAAATCATTTTCTCTAAGGGAAATATCATACTCTATTTCACCCTTTTTTTGCTGATTATAGTCACTTGTTGTATTTACATCAATTGTGTATATTTTTCCAGCAGGAGTATACACTCTTAATGTGTAT
The sequence above is drawn from the Cetobacterium somerae ATCC BAA-474 genome and encodes:
- a CDS encoding LysM peptidoglycan-binding domain-containing protein, yielding MKKNIFIVFISMILSLYGKEKKLEYEVKYSENNFIVVSISKARFPTVMKKYHIVEGEEDLEDISEEYKIKIDELEKINKLSRFDKLRAGQIIYLIEQNKGGGV